From Pseudobdellovibrio exovorus JSS, a single genomic window includes:
- a CDS encoding polyhydroxyalkanoic acid system family protein — MPKFKFDLQAPLDSATAYNKIKTLLSGENDFKKFDPKVSCNFDDPSKKCNIQGSQFKANLAIQPQDSNSSKIAIEVEVPLALSLFKGKIQEAIEKNLKRIL, encoded by the coding sequence ATGCCAAAGTTCAAATTTGATTTACAAGCGCCTTTAGATTCAGCAACTGCCTACAACAAAATCAAAACCCTGTTGTCTGGCGAAAATGACTTTAAAAAGTTCGACCCGAAAGTTTCATGTAACTTCGACGACCCGAGTAAAAAATGTAATATTCAGGGTAGCCAGTTCAAAGCGAACTTAGCCATCCAACCACAGGATAGCAACTCGAGTAAAATCGCTATTGAGGTTGAGGTGCCACTCGCTTTAAGTCTGTTTAAAGGCAAGATACAAGAAGCTATCGAAAAAAATCTAAAGCGAATACTCTAG
- the aspS gene encoding aspartate--tRNA ligase — protein sequence MKFVKELKRTEYSGNLRAQHVGQKVVLMGWVNTRRDHGSLVFIDLRDREGLVQVVLDPNKSDTASAKDFRSEYVVAIEGVVRARPDGMKNSKLATGEVEVEATRCEILNTAATVPFQIDDENVNEMLRLKYRYLDLRSPRLQHNLILRHRVARLVREFLSGNGFLEVETPILFKSTPEGARDYLVPSRVNPGNFYALPQSPQILKQLLMVSGYDRYFQIARCFRDEDLRADRQPEFSQIDMEMSFIDVEDILDLNERMLRHIWKEIKGIDVPKLQRMTYFEAMNRYGSDKPDTRFAMEIVDLSEVAQGSGFKVFDDALSRGGIVRGLNIPSGGTFSRGQFDKLTDLAKKNGAKGLVWMKQDADGTINSPASKFVSQEKLKAMFTQLGCTAADCALVVADDFDPACSALSALRLHMGRELKLIDTSKYNFLWVVDFPLLEYSPDDKRWVSRHHPFTSPTDEFFEDMINNNEKAYPKMLAKAYDLVCNGYEMGGGSIRIYRNEIQQAIFRLLGMSEEDIQAKFGFFVDALKYGTPPHGGIAWGMDRLVMLLAQTDAIREVIAFPKTAKATDLMSDAPSPVHRDQLVEVGVRLSAQAEKALEENNK from the coding sequence ATGAAATTCGTAAAAGAACTGAAAAGAACAGAGTACAGCGGAAATTTAAGAGCCCAACACGTAGGGCAAAAAGTTGTTTTGATGGGTTGGGTCAATACAAGACGCGATCACGGTAGCCTTGTGTTTATCGATTTGCGCGATCGTGAAGGCCTTGTACAAGTGGTACTTGATCCTAATAAGTCTGATACAGCATCGGCAAAAGACTTCCGTTCTGAGTATGTTGTGGCGATTGAAGGTGTTGTTCGTGCTCGTCCAGACGGCATGAAAAACTCTAAGCTAGCAACAGGTGAAGTTGAAGTTGAAGCGACTCGTTGTGAAATTTTAAATACAGCGGCTACGGTTCCATTTCAAATTGATGATGAAAATGTAAATGAAATGTTACGTTTGAAATATCGCTACCTTGATTTGCGTTCACCACGCCTACAGCACAATCTGATTTTGCGTCACCGCGTGGCCCGCTTGGTACGAGAGTTTCTTTCTGGTAACGGATTCCTTGAAGTGGAAACTCCGATCTTATTTAAATCAACTCCAGAAGGAGCCCGCGACTACTTGGTTCCATCACGTGTAAATCCAGGTAACTTCTATGCGTTACCTCAGTCACCACAAATTCTAAAACAGCTTTTGATGGTGTCGGGTTATGATCGTTACTTCCAAATCGCTCGCTGTTTCCGTGATGAAGATTTGCGTGCGGATCGTCAGCCTGAGTTCTCTCAGATCGATATGGAAATGTCGTTCATTGATGTGGAAGATATTTTAGATTTGAATGAGCGCATGTTGCGCCACATTTGGAAAGAGATCAAAGGGATCGATGTTCCGAAACTGCAGCGTATGACTTATTTCGAAGCGATGAACCGCTATGGTTCTGATAAACCAGATACACGTTTTGCTATGGAGATCGTAGATCTTTCAGAGGTAGCGCAAGGCTCTGGTTTTAAAGTCTTTGATGATGCTTTATCTCGTGGTGGTATCGTACGCGGTTTGAATATCCCTTCAGGCGGTACGTTCTCGCGTGGACAATTCGATAAGCTCACAGACCTTGCTAAGAAAAATGGAGCAAAAGGTCTTGTTTGGATGAAGCAAGATGCAGATGGCACGATCAACTCGCCAGCATCGAAGTTTGTTTCACAGGAAAAACTAAAAGCCATGTTCACTCAGTTGGGCTGTACGGCTGCCGATTGCGCCCTTGTGGTGGCAGATGATTTTGATCCTGCGTGTTCTGCTCTGTCAGCATTACGTCTACACATGGGTCGTGAGTTGAAGTTGATTGATACAAGCAAGTACAACTTCTTGTGGGTTGTGGACTTCCCACTACTTGAGTACTCGCCAGATGATAAGCGCTGGGTTTCAAGACATCATCCGTTCACGTCACCAACAGACGAGTTCTTTGAGGACATGATCAATAATAACGAAAAAGCTTATCCAAAAATGTTAGCGAAAGCTTACGACTTAGTTTGCAACGGCTACGAAATGGGTGGCGGTTCAATCAGAATTTATCGCAATGAAATTCAACAGGCGATCTTCCGTCTTTTAGGTATGAGTGAAGAAGATATCCAAGCTAAGTTTGGATTCTTTGTGGATGCATTGAAATACGGGACTCCTCCGCATGGTGGTATTGCGTGGGGTATGGATCGTCTTGTGATGTTACTAGCGCAAACAGATGCGATTCGTGAAGTGATTGCATTCCCTAAAACGGCGAAAGCTACTGATTTGATGAGTGATGCTCCAAGTCCGGTTCATCGTGATCAATTAGTTGAAGTCGGTGTACGTCTAAGTGCACAGGCTGAAAAAGCTCTCGAAGAAAATAATAAGTAA
- a CDS encoding ATPase, T2SS/T4P/T4SS family translates to MHPEIKDKIQQIFFKQKNDLRYDWADDFKKSAPQQFPRIYNELNDLGPLNQLLADGSITEILVNSPHEIFYERNSRLFQHDDHFFSVQTYNAALERLAHRCGTYLNRDKPFVEGNYKNIRVTIVFNEVSRGFHLLSLRIQPSLPWTLTSLAKNQWCTEQQVTQIRQTLSHRHNFLVIGPTGSGKTSFMQALLNEFKPNLQRLVVIEDTQELHLPNAVSVSLLTREDPSGLVSNVNMDHLLKRALRLRADRLVVGEIRSDEARTLLMTLATGHAGSFGSLHASTAAEALLRLEMLIQMGAPQWSLSSIRRLIQLCVHSLFVVENQNGKRRLEGQYQISSLEEHGFTLSRLE, encoded by the coding sequence ATGCATCCCGAGATAAAAGACAAAATCCAACAGATCTTTTTCAAACAAAAAAACGACCTCCGCTACGATTGGGCTGATGACTTTAAAAAATCAGCTCCCCAGCAGTTCCCACGTATTTATAACGAGCTCAACGACTTAGGACCACTCAATCAACTGCTGGCAGATGGATCTATCACCGAGATCTTGGTGAACTCACCTCACGAGATTTTTTACGAAAGAAACTCGCGGCTTTTTCAACATGATGATCACTTTTTTTCTGTTCAAACCTACAATGCGGCATTAGAACGGCTCGCACATCGCTGTGGTACATACTTGAATCGCGACAAACCCTTTGTTGAAGGAAACTATAAAAATATCCGTGTCACGATTGTATTCAACGAAGTTTCTAGAGGTTTCCATTTACTTTCGCTGCGTATACAACCCTCATTACCATGGACTTTGACCTCTTTGGCTAAAAACCAGTGGTGTACAGAGCAGCAAGTAACACAGATTCGGCAGACACTCAGTCATCGTCATAATTTTTTAGTTATTGGCCCTACTGGCTCAGGGAAAACCAGCTTTATGCAAGCACTGCTGAATGAGTTCAAACCAAATTTGCAACGACTGGTGGTTATCGAAGACACGCAAGAATTACATCTTCCCAACGCCGTCAGCGTCTCTTTATTAACCCGTGAAGACCCCAGCGGTTTAGTCAGCAACGTGAATATGGACCATCTGCTAAAGCGAGCCTTGCGCCTACGCGCCGATCGACTGGTGGTCGGGGAAATTCGTTCTGACGAAGCCCGTACGCTTTTAATGACTTTAGCAACTGGACATGCCGGTAGTTTTGGTTCTTTACATGCGTCAACGGCAGCAGAAGCCCTTCTGCGCTTAGAGATGCTGATTCAAATGGGAGCCCCTCAATGGAGCCTTTCTTCTATACGAAGACTGATCCAGCTCTGCGTGCATTCATTATTTGTTGTCGAAAATCAAAATGGAAAAAGACGGCTTGAAGGTCAGTATCAAATCAGCTCTTTAGAAGAGCATGGATTTACCTTAAGCCGTTTAGAATAA
- a CDS encoding flp pilus assembly protein — MGLSTFIGLVFLLGEMVLASSSVQSPMQPQVLSEETPLLIEIGEEWPLQGSIKKIWIENKKLLIAQLTAKGNLFLKPLTTGQSYIRLDGRLQMVKVLPLGSKRKFQIWKKISQQFVQISVDYCQLQVCLKGSLFRIEDYRRLLSLMQQHQSYVLLALHVDPFIIPDLEQEFKLYMRQRGITPNRVIFNSVSDPVWSTSLTATNLKASESSAVQLRHLGIRAQQNHLTPEIRDNIKVAVRIMEINKNFERRIGVQWPESYHAEVLSLSQLEPEKSFELALLAAQRNGEARMLASPTLISRSGELAEFFAGGEFPIRIHSHKNSQRNTSLQWKKYGISLKLFPKIDPLGQMSLKIASEVSSIDYSNKVDDIPALQSNRVSSFFDLIENKTIAISGLIKNEVSQSSAGLPWLKDIPILGSLFSSRSFQNLQSELVIFVTPSLME, encoded by the coding sequence ATGGGGCTTTCAACATTTATTGGATTAGTGTTTCTTTTAGGTGAAATGGTGTTGGCCTCATCGTCAGTTCAATCCCCAATGCAACCTCAAGTGTTGTCAGAAGAAACTCCCCTTCTGATCGAGATCGGGGAAGAGTGGCCACTACAAGGATCAATTAAAAAAATTTGGATTGAAAACAAAAAGCTTCTTATCGCTCAGTTAACAGCAAAAGGAAATTTGTTTTTAAAACCCCTCACGACAGGCCAAAGCTATATTCGCCTTGATGGACGGCTGCAAATGGTAAAGGTTTTACCTCTCGGAAGTAAAAGAAAGTTTCAGATTTGGAAAAAAATCAGTCAGCAGTTTGTTCAGATATCTGTGGATTATTGTCAACTGCAGGTCTGTCTTAAAGGTTCGCTCTTTCGCATCGAAGATTACCGAAGACTGTTGTCTCTGATGCAGCAACACCAAAGCTACGTCCTTTTAGCTCTTCATGTAGACCCTTTTATTATCCCAGATCTGGAACAGGAATTTAAACTTTACATGCGGCAAAGGGGAATAACTCCGAATCGTGTGATTTTTAATTCAGTTTCTGACCCTGTATGGTCGACATCACTAACAGCGACAAATCTGAAAGCATCAGAATCGAGTGCGGTACAATTACGCCATTTAGGAATACGTGCTCAGCAAAACCATCTTACACCGGAAATACGCGACAATATAAAAGTTGCGGTCAGAATCATGGAAATCAATAAAAACTTCGAACGACGAATCGGAGTGCAGTGGCCAGAAAGTTATCATGCAGAAGTCTTAAGTCTTTCACAGCTAGAGCCAGAAAAATCGTTTGAGCTGGCTTTACTGGCAGCACAGCGCAATGGTGAAGCTCGAATGTTAGCCTCGCCCACGCTGATTAGCCGCAGCGGGGAACTGGCAGAGTTCTTCGCCGGAGGCGAATTTCCCATCCGCATTCACAGCCATAAAAATTCTCAAAGAAATACAAGTCTTCAGTGGAAAAAATATGGTATCAGTTTAAAGCTCTTTCCGAAAATAGATCCTCTGGGACAAATGAGTCTTAAAATCGCAAGTGAAGTTTCCTCTATCGACTATAGCAATAAAGTAGACGACATCCCTGCCCTGCAAAGCAATCGCGTTTCTAGTTTTTTCGATCTGATTGAAAATAAAACGATTGCGATATCAGGCCTGATAAAAAATGAAGTCAGTCAAAGCTCGGCGGGACTGCCATGGTTAAAAGACATTCCCATTTTAGGTAGTCTATTTTCTAGCCGTAGCTTTCAAAATCTCCAATCGGAATTGGTTATTTTTGTCACTCCCTCGCTTATGGAGTAA
- a CDS encoding hybrid sensor histidine kinase/response regulator produces METLKPTLLCIDDESDNLEALERLFRKKYEVLKATSAQKAFEILDTRLDVSVIISDQRMPVITGVEFLEKSILSHPHTSRILLTGYTDIESVIEAVNKGQIFRYMTKPWDPVDLINTVDKAYEQYALKTQLIQKNQDLQKALLELQNLDKAKNQFMILINHELKTPLTTILSFGELLKETELSEEQTLFINRIMKSSEKLKNIVEDVLLIVKGEIGLIPVKKDLVRTDWFLQNIPTEVKASLQAKQQTLKLVSELEQIEVDQQLTLIALGRALHNATKFGLAESQITVSIDSDPTYRVILAVENQGPQISAQLIEKIMQPFRLDENIMNHSVGMGLGLSICSTLMKCQNASLKVVNTPKGVRTYFLFK; encoded by the coding sequence ATGGAGACACTCAAACCCACTCTGCTTTGTATAGACGATGAAAGTGATAACCTCGAGGCCCTTGAGCGTCTGTTTCGCAAAAAATATGAGGTCCTGAAAGCCACCTCGGCCCAAAAGGCCTTTGAAATTCTGGATACCCGTCTTGATGTGTCTGTGATTATTTCTGACCAGCGAATGCCCGTTATCACCGGAGTTGAGTTTTTAGAAAAATCCATACTGTCTCATCCTCATACATCCCGTATTTTGCTGACAGGCTACACCGACATTGAGTCCGTCATTGAGGCTGTAAACAAGGGGCAGATTTTTCGCTACATGACTAAGCCATGGGACCCCGTCGACTTAATCAATACAGTCGACAAAGCCTACGAACAGTACGCTTTAAAAACTCAGCTCATCCAAAAAAACCAAGACTTACAAAAAGCTCTTTTAGAATTGCAAAACCTCGATAAAGCAAAGAATCAATTTATGATTTTGATCAATCATGAGTTGAAGACTCCCCTCACAACGATTTTGAGCTTCGGTGAGTTATTAAAAGAGACTGAGCTTTCAGAGGAACAAACTCTTTTTATCAATCGTATTATGAAGTCTTCTGAAAAGTTAAAAAATATTGTGGAAGACGTGTTGCTGATTGTAAAAGGTGAAATCGGTTTAATCCCAGTCAAAAAGGATCTAGTCAGAACAGACTGGTTCCTACAGAACATACCTACAGAAGTAAAAGCTTCGCTTCAGGCAAAACAGCAAACCCTTAAGCTCGTCAGTGAATTAGAACAAATCGAAGTCGATCAGCAATTGACTCTGATCGCTTTAGGACGCGCGCTACATAACGCAACGAAGTTTGGCTTAGCAGAAAGTCAGATCACAGTTTCTATTGATTCCGATCCAACTTATCGCGTGATTCTAGCCGTGGAAAATCAAGGCCCACAGATATCAGCTCAGCTCATCGAAAAGATCATGCAACCTTTCCGTCTTGATGAAAATATCATGAATCACTCTGTCGGCATGGGATTAGGACTCAGCATCTGTAGCACTTTGATGAAATGCCAAAATGCTTCTTTAAAAGTGGTCAACACACCTAAAGGGGTTAGAACTTACTTCTTATTTAAGTAG